CTCCAGACCGGGGCGGCCTCCTCGTACGCCGAGCACCCCATCGGGCTGCTGCGCCGGCTGCATTTCCGTGCCACCGTCAATACGGACAATCGACTTATGTCGCACACCAGCATGAGCCGGGAATTCGAGCACCTTGTCGAGGCGTTCGGTTACACGCTCGACGACATGCAGTGGTTCTCCGTCAATGCGATGAAATCAGCGTTCATTCCTTTCGATGAACGACTGGCCATGATCAATGACGTGATCAAGCCCGGATATGCCGAGCTGAAATCCGAATGGCTGTTCCGGCAGACCGCCTCCACCAGCGGTTCTTCACCTTCGGAGAGCTGATCCGCGAGTCATCGGCACACAGGGAATGCGGGCGGTGTTCACAATCCGTCCGCATTTCGATGTTTGCGGCGGATGGCGCCGCGTGATTACGGTCACTGGACCGCTCACACCCCGCCATCTCATTATGAGGACGCATTTCATGAAGCAGTCTGCTGCCAAGTCCCTCGGTGTCGCCGCCCTCGGTGTCGCTTTCGCCGCCGCCGGTGCGGGCGCCGCCAACGCCGCCCCGGCTCTCCCGGACGCCGCTCAGACGCTGGAGACCGCCACCCAGGCGCTCCCGGCGGAGCAGCTCTCCCAGGCGCTGCCGGGCTCGGGCGAGGCGCTGGGCCAGGGGCAGCCGGCGGCCGGTGCCGGTCTCGGCGCCGCCCAGCCGGTCGCCGAGCAGCTGCTCGCCGAGGGCCCGACCGGGACGACCGCCAAGCTGCTCGGCGGTCTGCCGGTGGAGGGCCTGCCCACGCACGGCCTGCCCGTGAACAACCTGCCCGTGAACAACCTGCCCGTGAACGGCGTTCCGGTCGCCTGACCTCTCCCGTCGAGGCGGACACCACACGCCGATGGGGCGCACCCTGTGTCAGGGTGCGCCCCATCGGCGTTCTCGCGAACGGTCGTCACCAGGCCGTCCGCGCCTTGTTCTGCACCTTGCTCTCCGAGGGCAGCAGGATCCACAGCGCGATGTACAGCAGGAACTGCGGGCCGGGCAGCAGGCACGAGACCAGGAAGATCACTCGCATCGTCGTCACGGAGGTGCCGAAGCGCCGGGCCAGCGCGGCGCACACTCCGCCGATCATGCGGCCGTGGGTGGGTCGGGCGAGGCGGGACATGTGCGGCTCCTTCAACGTCGGTGTGTGAGGCCTCTCGTCCGAGTACCCCAGCTGCACTCCACGCTACGGAGACGAAGGGGGCAAAGCGTCGCTCCACGGGGCGATCCCGACCCTGGGAATCGTCGGGGTCCGACCCTGAGCCCACTCCTCGGGGGACAGGAGCGTACCGGCCGGGCGCGCGAGGGTGCGGCGGCGCAGCCAGGAGCGGCCGGCGGGGACGAGCGCCAGATGCGCGAGGGCCACGCCCGCGGTGTTCAGGAACAGCGAGTCGATGTCGACGACCTGACCGGGAACGCCGGTCTGGAGCAGCTCGATGCCCAGCGACAGCAGGGCACCGGCCGTGGCGGTGCGCAGCAGGGACGCCAGCGGCGAGACGACCAGTCTGCCGCTCGCCATCGGCAGCAGCACGCCCAGCGGGGCGAGCAGCGCCAGCTTCTCGCCGATGTGACGGGCCGCCTCGAGCCAGCCCAGGGCGAGATCGGCCCGGATGCCGTCGAAGGGCCGCAGATTGGCGGGCATCACCCAGGGCACGTCCAGCGGCCGCAGCGTGAGCCAGGCGACGAACGCGAGGTGTGCGACGAGGAGGACACCTCCTGTCACACGGATGCGGAACGCGGCGCTGCCGCCGATGGAGCCTTGACGCTGCACGCCCCCCTAGACGCGGCCTCCGGCGGAATCGGTTCCGGGATGCCCCCGGTACGCCTGTGAGGCATGCGCCACAGCCCGGCGGAGCCCCGGCCCGCTCACTCCCCGGCCACGTCCTTGGACGGCGGTTCCTTGCTGCCCGGGCGGGCCCGCACCTCGTCGGTGCACTCCCAGCGGCGCGGGGGCCCGGCGCCGGGGCCGCCCAGGACCACGGAGCCGTCGCCCTGGGCGGCCGCCGAGTCGGCGAAGGTGCAGACGATCTGGGCGAGGGCGTACGAGGTGAGGCTGTACGGCGCCGTGCTCAGCCGCAGCGTGTCCTCCGGGTCGCCGGGCCGTGGCCCGCCCACGGTGATGCCGCCGCGTACGTCCGTGCTGTAGCCGGCCTCCTTCTCGGCGGGCGACGGCGGCGTCGCGAGCTGGTCCAGCAGGCCCTGCGCCACCAGGATGCGCCGCTCGAAGTCGGCCGCGCCGTCCGGGACCCGTACGGTCCGGTCGACGGTCACCAGCGAGGACCCGCACAGCAGGAACACCTGCACCGGCAGGCCCCGGGCGGCCTGCGCCGACCCGTCCGGCTCGGCGAGCGAACAGCGCACCCGCGAGGGGGCGGGCCCGAAGTTCGTCGGCACCTCCGTGGCCCGGATCCCGCAGCCGGCGAGCAGCAGGGCGAGTACGGACACGGCACCGATCCGGGCCCTGGATGTCCTGGACACGAGACGTGTGGTCATCAGGCGTCCCCCTTCGAGTCCTCGCCCCGGGCCTGGCCGCCGTCGTCCTCGGAGTGCTGCCGGTTCTCGGCGGGCTGTTCCCCGGGCGCGTACGTGTGGCGCGGGAGCCGCAGGGTGAACACCGCACCCGAGTCGGGCGAGTTGGCCGCGGTGATCTCGCCGCCGTGGATGTGGGCGTTCTCCAGGGCGATGGACAGGCCCAGGCCGCTGCCCTCGGAGCGCGGCCGGGAGGCGCTGGCCTTGTAGAAGCGGTCGAAGACGTGCGGCAGGACGTCCTCGGGGATGCCCGGCCCGTGGTCCTGCACCTGGATGACGAGCGAGTCGCCCTCCTCACGGACGGACACCCGCACCGGGGAGCCGCCGTGCTTGAGCGCGTTGCCGATGAGGTTGGCCAGGATGACGTCCAGACGACGCGGATCCAGCCGGGCGTGGATGCCGCGCTCGGCGTCCAGCTCGACCGCGTCCAGCCAGGCGCGGGCGTCGATGCACGCGGTGATCTGGTCGGCGATGTCGACGTCGTCCAGGACGAGCCGGGCCGTGCCCGCGTCGAAGCGGGTGACCTCCATCAGGTTCTCGACAAGGTCGTTCAGCCGCCGTGTCTCGCTGACCACCAGCCGGACGGCGGGCTCGATCATCGGGTCCATGCTCCCGGTCTCCGCCTCCAGCTCCTCCTCCAGCACCTCCGTCACGGCGGTGATGGCGGTGAGCGGCGTACGCAGCTCATGGCTCATGTCGGCCACGAACCGTCGGGACGCCTCGTCCCGGGCGGCCATGTCGGCGACCCGTTTCTCCAGCGCCTCGGCCGCGTTGTTGAACGTCCGGGACAGCTCGGCGAGTTCGTCGGTCCCGGACACCCTGAGCCGGGTGTCCAGCTTGCCCTCACCGAGCCGCCGCGCGGCCGCCCCGAGCCGCTGCACCGGCTTCAGCACGGTCGTCGCGGCGGCCTGCGCGAGCAGCGCCGAGCCGATCAGCGCGAGCCCCGTGGCGATCCCCAGCGACCAGGCCAGCGAGTTGAGGTCCTTCGCCTCCGGCTCCAGCGACTTCAGCATGTAACCGGTCGGACCGCCGCCGATCACCCGCGTCCCGGCCACGAGATACGGCGTGTCGTGGTCGATGATCCGCTGCCAGTACAGGTGGTGCGGGTGCTTGTCGGCCCCGTCGGCCTTCTGCGTCTTGTTCACCGCCGTGCGCAGCGAGACCGGCACGTCCCGCAGCGAGAAGCCGCTCAGCCCGCCGGAGCTGCCGTAGACGGTCCTGCCGTCGGCGTTGCTCGCGACCAGCAGGACGCTGAAGCGCTGGTCGCTGCCCGCCATCTGACCCGCGGTGTGCTGGAGCTCGTCCTGCGTCGGATGCTCGGGCAGCACGCCCGCCCGGTTCTGCATCTCCTGCTCGAAGTCGCGCAGCACCGCGTCCTGGGTACGCGTGAGCACGGCCTCGCGGTTGAGCCAGTAGGCGATGCCGGACGCGGACACGGCGGCCGTCAGCGCCACCAGGCCGAAGACGACGACCAGCCTCAGTCGCAGGCTCGTGAAGCGCAGCCGCGACAGCACTCCCTTGCGCGCCGCGGTCCAGCCGCGGTCCCCCCCTTGGTGGTGCCGCTGTGTCACTGAGGCGTATCCAGCCGGTAGCCGACACCCCGCACGGTACGGATCAGCGTCGGGGAGGACGGCACGTCCTCGACCTTGGCGCGCAGCCGCTGGACACAGGCGTCCACGAGCCGCGAGTCGCCCAGGTAGTCGTGCTCCCACACCAGCCGCAGCAGCTGCTGCCGGGACAGCGCCTGCCCCGGCCGCCGGCTCAGCTCCAGCAGCAGCCGCAGCTCGGTCGGCGTGAGCTGGAGGTCCTCGCCGTTCTTCGTCACGGTCATCGCCGAGCGGTCGATGACGAGGCTGCCGAACGTCGCCGCGTCATTGGACTCCCGCTCGCCGCGCCGCAGCACGGCCCGGATCCGGGCGTCCAGCACCCGCCCCTGCACCGGCTTGACGACATAGTCGTCGGCGCCGGACTCCAGCCCGACGACCACGTCGATGTCGTCGTTGCGCGCGGTCAGCAGGATGATCGGCAACTGGTCCGTGCGCCGGATGCGACGGCACACCTCGAACCCGTCGATGCCGGGCAGCATCACGTCCAGCACGATCAGATCCGGCCGCTGCTCGCGCAGCAGCTTCAGACCGTCCTCACCACTGGCAGCGGTCGCCACCCGGTGACCCTGGCGCGTCAGTGAGAGCTCCAGGGCCGTCCGGATGGCGTCGTCGTCCTCGATCAGCAACAGGGAAGGCACGGGCTCATTCTGGCCCATGGAGGGGTCGGGGTTCGACATGTGGGCCGAGATGAGACCCGCGCATACCGCCGACGCCTGTGCGTGAGGTGTGTCCGCCATGTGGCCGAGCCCTGTGACAGGTCTGTGACAGTCGGCGGACACGGCCATGAAAGTGCCGCGGCAAGCTTTTCGGCACAAGCAGGAAAGCCCGCCCGGCCGGCGGGCCGCACACCGGAAGTCCACGACGGGGGGCGCGAGATGAACACGCTGCACGGCACCAGCACCAGCGCAGTGATCACGCGTCTGCACGACGTGAACCGGGGTTCCGAGAAGTCCGGTGCCGTGAGCGGGCGGGGGTGCGCTCGCGGCACCGGGCGTCAGCACACCGCGTTCATGACGGTGGTTGACGCGCACACGGGGGAGAACAAGGGGACGGGGGCGGCTCACGGGGGAGCCGCGTACAGGGAGGACTCGGGGGAGCGCCGCTCGCTGTCGGAGGCGGAGTTCACCGCCTACGTCCAGGAGCGCCGCGCCTCCCTGTACGCCACCGCCTACCACCTCACCGGCGACCGCTTCGAGGCCGAGGACCTGCTGCAGAGCGCGCTGTTCTCGACGTACCGGGCGTGGGACCGGATCAGTGACAAGGCGGCGGTCGGCGGATACCTCCGCCGCACCATGACCAACCTGCACATCAGCGCCTGGCGGCGCCGCAAGCTCAACGAGTACCCGACCGAGGAACTGCCGGAGACGCCCGGCGACACGGACGCGATGCGCGGCACCGAACTGCGCGCGGTCCTGTGGCAGGCGCTGGCCCGGCTGCCCGAGCTCCAGCGCACCATGCTGGTCCTGCGCTACTACGAGGGCCGCACGGACCCGGAGATCGCGGAGATCCTCGACATCAGTGTCGGCACGGTGAAGTCCAGCATCTGGCGGTCGCTCCGCCGGCTGCGCGAGGACGAGGTCCTCAGCTTCGGCCGTGACGAGGAGGACGCCTTCGGCGAGCTCGTCGCCTGAGGCTGGGGGGAAGCACCGAAAAAGAGGGCCCACGGGGGAACTGCGGAGACGCTGGGGGGCGTCTCCTCAGGAGAGTGGGGGGAACACGGGGGAGGACAACGGGGGAGCACAGGAGCGGGACTGGAGGACCGGGGGGTCCGTCCGGTCCCGCTTTCTTTTGTTTCCTCTGCTCGCCTGTCGTCCCTCAGGCCGCTGTACGGAGGGACGCGCACCGGCCCGCCGCCGCGGCCTCCAGCCGCCCCATCGCCTCGTCGCGGTCGCAGGCGTACGCGCCCAGCGCGGTCTGGCGGGCGACTATCGAGCGCTCCTCCCGCATCAGACGCCAGCCGCGGCGCAGCAGGAACGGCACCGACTTGCGGCCTTCCTTCAGATCCCGCAGGAAGCGGCGGCGGAACGTCTTCACCGGGCCGCGGCTCAGGCACAGCGCGTCGGCGAGGACGCCGAGCTCCTGGCAGCGCGTGACGATCTCCGCGGCGAAGATGCCCTCCGCGATGAACAGCGGGGTCCGTCCGATGTCCACCGTCTCGATGCCCGTGCGGGCGCTCCGCGCGATGTCGTAGACGGGGACGTCCGTCCGGCCCGTGCGGCACAGCCGGGTGATCGCGGCGACGGCCGTGTCGGCGTCCCACGACTCCGGATGGTCCCAGTCGATGTCCGAACTCCCCGCCACCAGCGGCAGCGTCGGGTCGTCGCCCTCCTTGTAGAAGTCGTCGAGCCGCAGCACCGGGAGGCCGGAGCGGGCCGCGAGGAGGGACTTGCCGGAGCCGGATGGGCCGCAGAGCAGCACGACTCGCGTCGGTATGGGCAGAGGAGAACTCACGGGACACCAGTGTGAGGCATCCATCGGGGGCCGTACGACCTCGCGGGTCGCCTTTGATGCGCGCGTCACACCTCAACTACCTTTTGTGTCGAATCGATTACCCAGTGCATCAGAAGGTGGCAGCGATGGCCCGACATGACTCACCCAAGAAGCCGACCGCCCAGCGTGCCCTGACCCTCCTCGCGACCGCGGGAATGGCGCTGGGAGCGGGTGCGGCTACGGCCGCCGCGGGCACCGGCTCGGTCTTGGACGATGCCCGCACCTCTCTCGGCAGGACCGACGCCCGGTCCGGCCTCCAGGCTGCGACCGACACCGTCGGCCACACCACCGGACCGGTCGCGGGCCTCAAGCCCAACCCCCTCGCCGGCACGGGAGCCGACCCGCTCGACAACAGCGTCGGCACCGAGGTCGCCGACTTCAAGCCGGTGACGTCCAAGGAGCTGACGGGGCCGGTGGCGCAGGCGCAGTCGATCGAGAGCGTTCCGGTGGTGGGGCAGGCGGCGGGGTCGCTGTCGCAGTAGCTCACCGGCCCCGCAGCGGGACCTCCCGGACCAGCCAGGACACCGCGAACGCCAGGGCGCACAGTGTGGCCGTGCCGAGCGCGACTCCGTGCAGTCCGTCCACCACGCCCGTCCGGACGGCGTGCCGGACCGGTTCCGGAAGGTCCCGCAGCAGCTCGGGGGTGAGCTCGCCGCCGGTCAGCCGCGCGCCGTCGGCGCCGAGCTCGTCCGTGACGGTGGCCGTGAGGCGGCCCGTGTAGACGGAGCCGAGGACCGCGACGCCGAGCGAGCCGCCGATGGTGCGCAGCAGCGTCTGGGTGCCACTGGCCGCACCCATGTCGCGCGATTCCGCGCTGTTCATCGTGATGAGCATCGCTGGCTGCATCAGACAGCCGATGCCCACGCCGAGCAGCAACGTCAGGCCTGAGGCCACCGGCGCCGACGTCGTGGTGCCGAGGGTCAACAGAGCCAGCGCCCCGGCCGCGGCCAGCGCGCCGCCCGCGATGGGGTAGAGGCGGTAGTGGCCGCCGTCGCCGACCCGGCGGCCGATGACGAGCTGGGCGCCCATCATGCCCAGCATCAACGGGAGCAGCAGCAGCCCGCTCTCGGTGGACGACATGTCCCGCACGAACTGCATGTACTGCGGCAGGTAGCTCGCCGCCGCCAGCATGGCCGCGCCGGTGACAAAGCTGAGGACCTGCGCCACGGTGAAGTTGCGGTCGCGGAACAGCCGGGGCGGGACCACCGGTTCCGGGGCGCGCCGCTCGACCCGTACGAAGGCGGCCAGCGCGACCGCGGAGACCACGGCGAGCCCGATGATCTGCGGCGACGACCAGGCGTACGTCGTCCCCGCCCAGCTCCCCAGCAGCGTCAGGGCGAGGATCGCGCCGGTCAGCAGCCCGGCGCCGGCGAGGTCGATGCGCGGCTCGGCACGGGTGGCGCGCAGCCGCACCCCGAAGCCGACGAGTGCGAGCGCCACGGCGCCGACCGGAACGTTGACGTAGAACACCCAGCGCCAGTCGAGCTGGTCGGTGAGGAAGCCGCCGACCAGCGGGCCGCCGATCATCGCCGCGGGCAGCAGTACCCCGATCAGCGACTGGGCGCGCCCGGCCTCCGCCGGGGTGAGCAGCGTGCCGATGAGCGCGAGCGCGCCCACGAACAGTCCGCCCGCGCCGATCCCCTGAAGGGCCCGGAAGGCGATCAACTGGCCCATGTCCTGGGCGACTCCGCACAGCACGGAGCCGATGAGGAACACGGTGATGGAGGTGAGGTAGCCGTACTTGTGGCCGTACAGGTCGCCGAGTTTGCCCCAGATGGGCGTGGTGACGGCGGTGGTGAGCAGGTAGGCCGTGATCACCCAGGACAGGTGGTCCAGGCCGCCCAGGTCTCCGACGATGGTGGGCAGTGCGGTGCCGACGACGGTTCCGTCGAGCGTGGCGAGCACGATACCGAGCAGCAGGCCGAGGATGACGAGCCGGGAGGGCGGGGGGTCCGGCCGGGCCGAGTCCGCTTTGGTGCCCGCAGGTGAGTCCATGGCCTCCTCGGGGCGGGCCCCAGCGGTCATGCGACGTAGCCGCGGACGGACTTGGCGTCCCGCAGGGCGTGGCCCCACCAGGCGAGCTGGTCGAGCAGGGCCTTCGCGGCCGTGTCGGCGGCGGGGTCGGTGCAGTTGCCGTCCGCGTCGAAGCGGCTCCACGCGTCGTGGAAGCTGACGGTGTTTCGGATGGTCATGGCGTTCAGCTCGGCCATGACGACCCGCAGCTGTTCCACGGCGCGCAGACCGCCGGACAGGCCGCCGTACGAGACGAAGCCGACGGGCTTGCCGTGCCACTCCTCGCCGTGCCAGTCGATCGCGTTCTTCAGCGACGCCGGGAAGCTGTGGTTGTACTCGGGCGTGACGAGGACGAAGGCGTCGGCGGCCGCGAGCCGGGGCGACACGAGGGCCAACTGCTCCTCGGTGCCGGGCGGCGGCTGCTGACCGAAGGCCGGGAACACCGTCGGCAGCGGCGTCTCGGCGAGGTCGACGACGTCGGCGCGCAGGTCGTCGCGCTGGCCGAGGTGGCCGGTCAGCCACTTCGTCACGACGGGCGCGAAGCGTCCCTCCCGGGTCGAGCCGACGAGGACGGCGACACGGAGCGGTTCGGCGGTGGCGGGCATGAGTCTCCCCCTGGATGTGTACGGCGTATCTTCTGTGCGTACAACGTACACAGCGATGTGTACGTCGTCTACTGGCGATACGCTGTACACGACACCGACCGGGAGGAGCGGACCATGGCGGCCGCCAAGAAGGAGGGCCAGGAGAGCGGGACCGGCGCACCGTCTCTCTGGGAGCGCATGGAG
This region of Streptomyces caelestis genomic DNA includes:
- a CDS encoding ATP-binding protein gives rise to the protein MKQSAAKSLGVAALGVAFAAAGAGAANAAPALPDAAQTLETATQALPAEQLSQALPGSGEALGQGQPAAGAGLGAAQPVAEQLLAEGPTGTTAKLLGGLPVEGLPTHGLPVNNLPVNNLPVNGVPVA
- a CDS encoding PspC domain-containing protein, coding for MSRLARPTHGRMIGGVCAALARRFGTSVTTMRVIFLVSCLLPGPQFLLYIALWILLPSESKVQNKARTAW
- a CDS encoding VanZ family protein, producing MQRQGSIGGSAAFRIRVTGGVLLVAHLAFVAWLTLRPLDVPWVMPANLRPFDGIRADLALGWLEAARHIGEKLALLAPLGVLLPMASGRLVVSPLASLLRTATAGALLSLGIELLQTGVPGQVVDIDSLFLNTAGVALAHLALVPAGRSWLRRRTLARPAGTLLSPEEWAQGRTPTIPRVGIAPWSDALPPSSP
- a CDS encoding sensor histidine kinase, producing the protein MTQRHHQGGDRGWTAARKGVLSRLRFTSLRLRLVVVFGLVALTAAVSASGIAYWLNREAVLTRTQDAVLRDFEQEMQNRAGVLPEHPTQDELQHTAGQMAGSDQRFSVLLVASNADGRTVYGSSGGLSGFSLRDVPVSLRTAVNKTQKADGADKHPHHLYWQRIIDHDTPYLVAGTRVIGGGPTGYMLKSLEPEAKDLNSLAWSLGIATGLALIGSALLAQAAATTVLKPVQRLGAAARRLGEGKLDTRLRVSGTDELAELSRTFNNAAEALEKRVADMAARDEASRRFVADMSHELRTPLTAITAVTEVLEEELEAETGSMDPMIEPAVRLVVSETRRLNDLVENLMEVTRFDAGTARLVLDDVDIADQITACIDARAWLDAVELDAERGIHARLDPRRLDVILANLIGNALKHGGSPVRVSVREEGDSLVIQVQDHGPGIPEDVLPHVFDRFYKASASRPRSEGSGLGLSIALENAHIHGGEITAANSPDSGAVFTLRLPRHTYAPGEQPAENRQHSEDDGGQARGEDSKGDA
- the afsQ1 gene encoding two-component system response regulator AfsQ1, with amino-acid sequence MPSLLLIEDDDAIRTALELSLTRQGHRVATAASGEDGLKLLREQRPDLIVLDVMLPGIDGFEVCRRIRRTDQLPIILLTARNDDIDVVVGLESGADDYVVKPVQGRVLDARIRAVLRRGERESNDAATFGSLVIDRSAMTVTKNGEDLQLTPTELRLLLELSRRPGQALSRQQLLRLVWEHDYLGDSRLVDACVQRLRAKVEDVPSSPTLIRTVRGVGYRLDTPQ
- a CDS encoding SigE family RNA polymerase sigma factor → MNTLHGTSTSAVITRLHDVNRGSEKSGAVSGRGCARGTGRQHTAFMTVVDAHTGENKGTGAAHGGAAYREDSGERRSLSEAEFTAYVQERRASLYATAYHLTGDRFEAEDLLQSALFSTYRAWDRISDKAAVGGYLRRTMTNLHISAWRRRKLNEYPTEELPETPGDTDAMRGTELRAVLWQALARLPELQRTMLVLRYYEGRTDPEIAEILDISVGTVKSSIWRSLRRLREDEVLSFGRDEEDAFGELVA
- a CDS encoding uridine kinase family protein, which gives rise to MTRASKATREVVRPPMDASHWCPVSSPLPIPTRVVLLCGPSGSGKSLLAARSGLPVLRLDDFYKEGDDPTLPLVAGSSDIDWDHPESWDADTAVAAITRLCRTGRTDVPVYDIARSARTGIETVDIGRTPLFIAEGIFAAEIVTRCQELGVLADALCLSRGPVKTFRRRFLRDLKEGRKSVPFLLRRGWRLMREERSIVARQTALGAYACDRDEAMGRLEAAAAGRCASLRTAA
- a CDS encoding MDR family MFS transporter — translated: MTAGARPEEAMDSPAGTKADSARPDPPPSRLVILGLLLGIVLATLDGTVVGTALPTIVGDLGGLDHLSWVITAYLLTTAVTTPIWGKLGDLYGHKYGYLTSITVFLIGSVLCGVAQDMGQLIAFRALQGIGAGGLFVGALALIGTLLTPAEAGRAQSLIGVLLPAAMIGGPLVGGFLTDQLDWRWVFYVNVPVGAVALALVGFGVRLRATRAEPRIDLAGAGLLTGAILALTLLGSWAGTTYAWSSPQIIGLAVVSAVALAAFVRVERRAPEPVVPPRLFRDRNFTVAQVLSFVTGAAMLAAASYLPQYMQFVRDMSSTESGLLLLPLMLGMMGAQLVIGRRVGDGGHYRLYPIAGGALAAAGALALLTLGTTTSAPVASGLTLLLGVGIGCLMQPAMLITMNSAESRDMGAASGTQTLLRTIGGSLGVAVLGSVYTGRLTATVTDELGADGARLTGGELTPELLRDLPEPVRHAVRTGVVDGLHGVALGTATLCALAFAVSWLVREVPLRGR
- a CDS encoding NADPH-dependent FMN reductase — translated: MPATAEPLRVAVLVGSTREGRFAPVVTKWLTGHLGQRDDLRADVVDLAETPLPTVFPAFGQQPPPGTEEQLALVSPRLAAADAFVLVTPEYNHSFPASLKNAIDWHGEEWHGKPVGFVSYGGLSGGLRAVEQLRVVMAELNAMTIRNTVSFHDAWSRFDADGNCTDPAADTAAKALLDQLAWWGHALRDAKSVRGYVA